Proteins from a single region of Streptomyces vinaceus:
- a CDS encoding DMT family transporter, which produces MSNPASGRSLLYLVVAGAAWGTAGAAASLLFLASDLGPLALSFWRCAGGLVVLLGVLAVRRPRGAAVAARTAARPSAASLIGTGLMFTLFQAAYFGAVRETGLAVGTVVTLGAGPVLIAVGARCWMGERLGRGGAAAVAGALAGLAVLVLGGGGGEVRPLGVGWALLSAAGYAGMTLRARWLGRRGAGGDPLVTTAWSVAVGTVCLLPLAVAEGLVPHTAELGRVLWLLVYVATVPTALAYALYFTGAAAVRAATVSVIMLIEPVSAAVIAVLVLGERLTGAVVLGTVLLLTAVGALIAAEAGRSGGGRAGEPEVRLRLARGPRGTHETGESRVPGEPGEPCGAQSAAR; this is translated from the coding sequence GTGTCGAATCCCGCTTCAGGGCGCAGTCTGCTGTACCTCGTCGTCGCCGGAGCCGCCTGGGGCACCGCCGGGGCGGCTGCCTCCCTCCTCTTCCTGGCCAGTGACCTCGGCCCGCTCGCCCTGTCGTTCTGGCGGTGCGCCGGCGGGCTGGTGGTGCTGCTGGGGGTGCTCGCCGTACGCCGCCCCCGGGGCGCGGCGGTGGCCGCCCGGACCGCGGCGCGGCCGTCGGCGGCCTCGCTGATCGGGACCGGCCTGATGTTCACGCTCTTCCAGGCCGCGTACTTCGGTGCCGTGCGCGAGACCGGCCTGGCCGTCGGCACGGTGGTCACCCTGGGCGCCGGGCCCGTGCTGATCGCGGTCGGGGCCCGGTGCTGGATGGGCGAGCGGCTGGGCCGGGGCGGTGCGGCCGCCGTGGCCGGGGCGCTCGCGGGGCTCGCCGTGCTCGTCCTGGGCGGCGGGGGAGGCGAGGTGCGGCCGCTGGGCGTCGGCTGGGCCCTGCTGTCGGCCGCCGGGTACGCCGGGATGACCCTGCGGGCCCGCTGGCTGGGGCGGCGCGGGGCGGGCGGGGACCCGCTGGTCACCACGGCCTGGTCGGTCGCGGTCGGCACGGTGTGCCTGTTGCCGCTCGCCGTTGCGGAGGGGCTGGTGCCGCACACCGCCGAACTCGGGCGCGTGCTGTGGCTGCTGGTGTACGTGGCCACGGTGCCGACGGCGCTGGCGTACGCGCTGTACTTCACCGGGGCCGCCGCGGTGCGGGCCGCTACGGTGTCCGTGATCATGCTGATCGAGCCGGTCAGCGCCGCCGTGATCGCCGTCCTGGTGCTGGGGGAGCGGCTGACCGGCGCCGTGGTGCTGGGCACCGTACTGCTCCTGACGGCGGTGGGTGCGCTGATCGCGGCCGAGGCGGGGCGGTCCGGGGGCGGCCGCGCGGGCGAGCCGGAGGTGCGACTGCGGCTCGCCCGCGGGCCCCGGGGGACGCACGAGACGGGTGAGTCTCGTGTGCCCGGTGAGCCTGGTGAGCCCTGCGGGGCTCAGAGCGCGGCGAGGTAG
- a CDS encoding pyridoxamine 5'-phosphate oxidase family protein gives MTATTDTQEIPETTGATGAAGGGYEPTDRTVPSRSRERARYDRETVHSILDQAYVCHLGFVRDGAPVVLPTLYGRVGETLYVHGSTGSRPLLAAGQSDPGLPVCLTVTHVDGLVLARSAFHHSINYRSVIVHGTAHQVTDEAERRMALDALVDHVVPGRSADSRPANAKELAATAVIRLDLNEVSAKIRTGGPNDEPEDMGLPYWSGVVPVAPVHGTPIPADDLAPGIATPDYLAAL, from the coding sequence ATGACCGCCACCACCGACACGCAAGAGATCCCTGAGACGACCGGGGCGACCGGGGCGGCCGGCGGCGGCTACGAGCCCACCGACCGCACCGTCCCGAGCCGCTCCCGCGAGCGGGCCCGCTACGACCGCGAGACGGTCCACTCGATACTCGACCAGGCCTACGTCTGCCACCTCGGCTTCGTCCGCGACGGCGCTCCCGTGGTCCTGCCGACCCTGTACGGGCGGGTCGGCGAGACCCTCTACGTCCACGGCTCGACGGGCTCGCGCCCGCTGCTCGCCGCCGGCCAGTCCGACCCGGGGCTGCCCGTCTGCCTGACCGTGACGCACGTGGACGGCCTGGTGCTGGCGCGCTCCGCCTTCCACCACTCGATCAACTACCGCTCGGTGATCGTGCACGGCACCGCTCACCAGGTGACCGACGAGGCCGAGCGCCGGATGGCCCTCGACGCCCTCGTCGACCACGTGGTTCCCGGCCGCTCGGCCGACTCCCGGCCCGCCAACGCCAAGGAGCTCGCCGCCACCGCGGTGATCCGCCTGGACCTGAACGAGGTGTCGGCGAAGATCCGTACGGGCGGCCCCAACGACGAGCCCGAGGACATGGGCCTGCCCTACTGGTCGGGCGTGGTCCCGGTCGCGCCGGTGCACGGCACCCCGATCCCGGCCGACGACCTGGCCCCGGGAATCGCCACCCCGGACTACCTCGCCGCGCTCTGA
- a CDS encoding aminotransferase class I/II-fold pyridoxal phosphate-dependent enzyme, which produces MLGEYRITGRRASDIAASVEAGIGSGALAPGALLPPMRELAGVLGVNPNTVAAAYRTLRERGVIETDGRRGSRVRGRPASAPRDELRVAVPPGVRDVASGNPDVRLLPALDAALAEAARRYARTPTLYGDDPVVPELERLARADLDADGVPAGPVGVTSGALDGIERVLAAHLRPGDAVAIEDPGWGSVLDLAAALGLRVLPVAVDDDGPVVPAVERALAEGARALLVTARAQNPTGAAVSAGRAAELRAVLARYPQVLVVDDDHGHAIVDLPLHSLGGVTRHWALVRSTAKAYGPDLRLAVLTGDAVTLDRVRGRQRLGPGWVSRLLQYAVVELWNSGAVDRAAVARSYAERRDALVAALRERGVPAHGRSGMNVWVPVADETGAVTRLLAAGWAAAPGGRFRVESGPGVRITVSSVQPGEVPGLAAAVAASVRRPAGGRFD; this is translated from the coding sequence GTGCTAGGAGAGTATCGGATCACAGGGCGTCGCGCATCGGATATCGCGGCGAGCGTCGAGGCGGGCATCGGATCGGGCGCGCTGGCGCCGGGAGCGCTGCTGCCGCCGATGCGGGAGCTCGCGGGCGTGCTCGGGGTGAACCCGAACACCGTGGCCGCCGCCTACCGGACGCTGCGCGAGCGCGGGGTCATCGAGACCGACGGGCGGCGCGGCAGCCGGGTCCGCGGGCGCCCGGCCAGCGCCCCGCGCGACGAGCTGCGGGTGGCGGTGCCGCCCGGCGTGCGGGACGTGGCGTCCGGCAATCCGGACGTACGGCTGCTGCCCGCGCTGGACGCGGCCCTGGCCGAGGCCGCCCGGCGGTACGCGCGGACCCCCACGCTGTACGGGGACGACCCGGTGGTGCCCGAACTGGAGCGGCTGGCCCGGGCCGACCTCGACGCCGACGGCGTGCCCGCCGGGCCCGTGGGGGTGACCTCGGGCGCGCTGGACGGGATCGAGCGGGTGCTGGCCGCGCACCTGCGGCCGGGGGACGCGGTGGCGATCGAGGATCCGGGCTGGGGGAGCGTCCTGGACCTGGCGGCAGCGCTGGGGCTGCGGGTGCTCCCGGTGGCGGTGGACGACGACGGACCGGTGGTCCCCGCCGTGGAGCGGGCGCTCGCGGAAGGCGCGCGGGCGCTGCTGGTGACGGCGCGGGCCCAGAACCCGACCGGGGCGGCGGTGAGCGCCGGGCGGGCGGCGGAGCTGCGCGCCGTGCTGGCGCGCTACCCGCAGGTGCTGGTGGTCGACGACGACCACGGGCACGCCATCGTGGACCTGCCGCTGCACTCGCTCGGCGGGGTGACCCGGCACTGGGCGCTGGTCCGGTCGACGGCGAAGGCGTACGGGCCCGACCTGCGGCTGGCGGTGCTGACCGGCGACGCCGTCACGCTGGACCGGGTGCGGGGGCGGCAGCGGCTGGGCCCGGGGTGGGTGAGCCGGCTGCTCCAGTACGCGGTGGTCGAGCTGTGGAACTCGGGGGCGGTGGACCGGGCGGCGGTCGCGCGCTCCTACGCGGAGCGGCGGGACGCGCTGGTCGCGGCGCTGCGGGAGCGGGGCGTGCCCGCGCACGGGCGCAGCGGGATGAACGTGTGGGTGCCGGTCGCCGACGAGACGGGGGCGGTGACACGGCTGCTGGCCGCGGGCTGGGCGGCGGCTCCGGGCGGCCGGTTCCGCGTGGAGTCGGGGCCGGGCGTACGGATCACGGTGTCGAGCGTGCAGCCGGGCGAAGTGCCGGGCCTCGCGGCGGCGGTGGCCGCGTCGGTCCGCCGCCCGGCGGGCGGCCGCTTCGACTGA
- a CDS encoding DMT family transporter has protein sequence MSYVVERSRVLLMSAPATPRPAPDLTLSPPAGTARAARVDWRVRFAVLSVVWGFSFLLIKVGTEAYAPFQVALGRVFFGALALLTVLLVRREPLPRGRRTWAHLFVAALLLNTAPFSLFSYAELSIPSSLAGICNATSPLWGMALSLVALSEDRPTRRRFAGLGLGFLGVLTVLGAWQGFSGIDAKGTALALLASLCYPVGWIYVRRTLASVPGSPVALTGAQLMVSTLQLLAMSAAFTSAPTSFPLWPTLSVIALGALGTGMALQMQYGLVTEIGPTTAQMVTYFIPVIATTAGVLLLGEQLHWNTPVGAAIVLAGAALTQTRRR, from the coding sequence TTGTCCTACGTAGTTGAGCGGAGCAGAGTTCTCCTCATGAGCGCACCCGCCACCCCTCGCCCCGCCCCCGACCTCACCCTTTCCCCGCCGGCCGGCACCGCCCGCGCCGCCCGCGTGGACTGGCGCGTCCGCTTCGCGGTCCTCTCGGTGGTCTGGGGCTTCAGCTTCCTGCTGATCAAGGTGGGCACGGAGGCCTACGCCCCGTTCCAGGTGGCCCTCGGCCGGGTGTTCTTCGGAGCGCTCGCGCTGCTGACCGTGCTCCTGGTGCGCCGCGAGCCGCTCCCCCGCGGCCGCCGCACCTGGGCCCACCTGTTCGTGGCGGCGCTCCTGCTCAACACGGCCCCGTTCTCGCTGTTCTCGTACGCCGAGCTCAGCATCCCGTCGAGCCTGGCCGGGATCTGCAACGCCACCTCGCCCCTGTGGGGCATGGCGCTCTCGCTGGTGGCCCTCTCCGAGGACCGCCCCACGCGGCGCCGCTTCGCCGGTCTGGGCCTGGGCTTCCTCGGCGTCCTGACCGTGCTCGGCGCCTGGCAGGGCTTCTCGGGCATCGACGCCAAGGGCACCGCGCTCGCCCTGCTCGCCTCGCTCTGCTACCCGGTCGGCTGGATCTACGTCCGGCGCACGCTGGCCTCGGTCCCGGGCTCGCCGGTGGCACTGACCGGCGCGCAGCTGATGGTGTCCACGCTGCAACTGCTCGCGATGAGCGCCGCGTTCACCTCGGCCCCCACCTCGTTCCCGCTCTGGCCGACGCTGTCGGTGATCGCGCTCGGCGCCCTGGGCACGGGGATGGCCCTGCAGATGCAGTACGGACTGGTGACGGAGATCGGGCCGACCACGGCCCAGATGGTCACGTACTTCATCCCGGTCATCGCCACCACGGCGGGCGTCCTGCTCCTCGGCGAACAGCTCCACTGGAACACCCCGGTGGGCGCGGCGATCGTCCTGGCCGGAGCGGCCCTCACCCAGACCCGCCGCCGCTAG
- a CDS encoding LysR family transcriptional regulator — MLNLERLRTLDALARHGSVSGAADGLHVTTSAVSQQMAKLEREVGQPLLAKNGRGVRLTDAGRLLADHAARIISQVELAQADVEARRGCAVGELRIGAFPTAMRGLLPQALTALRADHPELRALVREQEPEDSMAAVVRGDLDLALAIDWHNKRMPVPAELTRAHLLDDSCDIAVPAGHRLAGRDRISMAEFADDDWISWNEGQFCHEWLVYTLRGTGIEPRIAHIAEEHHTQLAFVEAGLGVCVAPRLGRGPVPAGVRLLPVSDSVRRHVYVVWRADADRRPSIRAAVAALEQAAATVV, encoded by the coding sequence ATGTTGAACCTGGAGCGCCTGCGCACCCTCGATGCCCTCGCCCGCCACGGCTCGGTCAGCGGTGCGGCCGACGGGCTCCACGTCACCACCTCCGCCGTCTCGCAGCAGATGGCCAAGCTGGAGCGGGAGGTCGGCCAGCCGCTGCTGGCCAAGAACGGCCGCGGGGTCAGGCTCACCGACGCGGGGCGGTTGCTCGCCGATCACGCGGCCCGCATCATCTCCCAGGTCGAGCTCGCCCAGGCCGACGTCGAGGCCCGGCGGGGCTGCGCCGTCGGCGAGCTGCGGATCGGCGCCTTTCCGACCGCCATGCGCGGGCTGCTGCCCCAGGCGCTGACCGCCCTGCGCGCCGACCACCCCGAACTGCGGGCCCTCGTACGGGAGCAGGAGCCGGAGGACAGCATGGCGGCGGTCGTCCGCGGGGACCTCGACCTGGCGCTGGCCATCGACTGGCACAACAAGCGCATGCCCGTGCCCGCCGAGCTCACCCGGGCGCACCTGCTCGACGACTCCTGCGACATCGCCGTCCCGGCCGGCCACCGGCTGGCCGGCCGCGACCGGATCTCCATGGCCGAGTTCGCCGACGACGACTGGATCTCCTGGAACGAGGGGCAGTTCTGCCACGAGTGGCTGGTGTACACGCTGCGCGGTACCGGCATCGAGCCGCGCATCGCGCACATCGCCGAGGAGCACCACACCCAGCTCGCCTTCGTGGAGGCCGGGCTCGGGGTGTGCGTGGCCCCCCGGCTCGGGCGCGGTCCGGTGCCGGCCGGGGTCCGGCTGCTGCCGGTGAGCGATTCCGTCCGGCGCCACGTGTACGTCGTATGGCGGGCGGACGCGGACCGGCGGCCCTCGATCAGGGCCGCCGTGGCGGCGCTCGAACAGGCCGCCGCCACGGTGGTGTAG
- a CDS encoding pyridoxamine 5'-phosphate oxidase family protein — protein MDGSQRRGRRIMMTDAEVDAFLREQRTCRVATVSADGRPHVGALWFAWDGTSLWLYSITRSRRWSDLRKDPRISVVVDAGEAYDELRGVELSGSAVFVGEAPRTGEPCPELAEAERLFPAKNFGIEEMPHDGRHAWIRLTPESVVSWDFRKL, from the coding sequence GGCGGGGCCGCCGCATCATGATGACCGACGCGGAAGTGGACGCCTTCCTGCGCGAGCAGCGCACCTGCCGGGTGGCGACCGTCTCCGCGGACGGCCGCCCGCACGTGGGCGCCCTGTGGTTCGCCTGGGACGGCACCTCGCTGTGGCTGTACTCGATCACCCGCAGCCGCCGCTGGTCGGACCTGCGGAAGGACCCGCGGATCTCGGTCGTCGTGGACGCGGGCGAGGCGTACGACGAGTTGCGCGGGGTCGAGCTGTCCGGCAGCGCCGTCTTCGTGGGCGAGGCCCCGCGCACGGGCGAGCCCTGCCCGGAGCTCGCCGAGGCGGAACGGCTCTTTCCGGCCAAGAACTTCGGGATCGAGGAGATGCCGCACGACGGCCGCCACGCCTGGATCCGCCTCACCCCGGAGTCGGTCGTCTCCTGGGACTTCCGCAAGCTCTGA